In Vigna radiata var. radiata cultivar VC1973A unplaced genomic scaffold, Vradiata_ver6 scaffold_252, whole genome shotgun sequence, the genomic stretch taattacataactacgtatattttatttcataacttattttcaaatattataaaattttgcttttattagttaatttaacAAACttctatttaaatttcatttcacaagaatcataatttctttaaatttatattttctcgtTTTACAATGACTCATTCATCCTTTTCAAAATCCTTGTCTTAGAGAGAGGAAAATATAatctactaaaataaaattgtttagaataagtttttttctctttgtattTATTCTTGGGATAGTTGCTTTTTGGGTTGTTTACATGGATATAATTTATTCTCCTATGTTAAGATCATGTAGAAGttcaacataaaataataaaaaataaaataatgatctTTGAATagaaacattattattaaattgcAAAAAGAAACTGAATTCCATATAAATAAGAAACTCATGATTGAATCAATCTTATCAAACAACACGACAATCTAAGGCATACAAGACAAactatatattacatatttttagaatttgaaatcCTCCTCCAACTATCTTGCATAAGTAATAAAAACTTAAGATTATAAATTCCATATAGGAAAACCATGCTCTCCTCCAATAAGGATTAATACAGAGAGTTGCAACAATTACCAACAATACCGATGTATATGCCACAACAAAACTTACATAAAAAACAACCATGTCAATCGGACTGTTATTGTCTTCATCATTTGAAGAAACAGTTGGTGATTATAAATAAGGATCACAACTTTTTAGCAATGGAGGTCCACAAAGAAGAGAATTTCCTTCATAGCTGCTTTCATCAAAGGTAATAAATTGGCCCTTTCGCTCAGGTGTATCACCTGATAAGTTGTTATGCGCAACAATAAATATAGCAAGTGAGTTCAACTGATTTAGTTGAGGAGGAATTTGACCACTCAACATGTTGAAAGAAAGATCCAAACTCTCTATTTGTACTAATTTGGAAAATGAAGCTGGAATTTCTCCAATCAAATCATTGTGAGACAAATTCAATGCTCGAATTCTTGTCAAGTTTCCAAGCTCGGATGGAATACTTCCGTTTGgtttatttttggataaatCAATCCCAGACATATAAGCAAGGATGCTCCCTGTATAAGTGTAGGAACTTTTCTTCGTAGTGAAGATTGCTTTCTCGTTTGTATTTGGTGTCAAAATTGTTGTATAGTTATTTTTTGGACGAATAAAGCCATTAATTTCTTCCCTTAACATGACTGGGTCATCATTCTCAAAAGGTATTTTACCTAAGCAATTGGGTATTGGaccaaaaaaattgttataagaAAGATCTAATATACTCAAATCCTCGATTTGGCACATCTGCTCTGGTAAATGCCCTGTAAAGCGGTTACCTTTCAAAATAAGTATATTCAACCTTGAATGAGCAAGGTCTTTCATCACATCTTGAATGCTACCAACTATTTGATTGTAGCTAAGGTCTAGAATTATTATGGAAGATCTTTTGCTGAACATTCTTTTCGGTAAACCACTTAACATGTTGTTGCATAAATGAATGTGTCTCAGAGAAGCATTGACAAAAGATGGCACAAAACCCATCAAATTATTGTTAGATACATCTAGATATAATAGAGGTTGATGTTCGACTAGGCATGTCGGAATAGACCCTTCAAGATGATTGTTGGACAATAAAAGCTTAgccaaatttgaaaaatttccTATCACACTTGGTAGTTTCCCTACTAAATTATTATAGCTTAGACTCAAGACTTGGAGAGATGAGTTAAGAAAGCTATTGGGTATGCTACCGTAAAGGTTGTTGTCATCTAAATACAACTCTTCCAAGTATTTAAAAGATGGAAATACAGGTCCATAGAGCCTATTTTGTGAAAGTTTCAAGTTTTTCAGTCGTGACCCATCTCTGGATATGTTTTTTGGAATCTCTCCTGATAAATGATTATTTGATAGATCCAACGTATGCAATAAGCTCATTTTCCCAAACTCACGAGAAGTCGAACCTTGGATGTGGTTTTTAGACAAATTTAGATATTGCAAATTTGGTAAAACTGAACTAATATTCTTATTAGGGATTTGGCCAGTTATGTTATTGGCAGACACATCAATTCTCCTCATGCTCGTAAGAGGATGTAATGGTAGCTGGAGAACACCTGTGAAAGAGCAATTTCTAACACGAAGTTCAGtcaattttgtgttgttttcaaACAACCAGTAAGGAAACAATCCTTCCAATCTACAACTAGAGAAATCTACGCTAGTCAAACTGTTTTGATGTAGAAGAAACATGGGGAATGGAAGAGAATCATTCCAAGTCATTGAAGGCAAACTAAGGACTTGTAATTGAAATTTTGGAATCCAAATTTGCGGACTAGGTTGTAAGTCCAATACGACTTTGTTGCCTTTACCATATATGGACATATGGTTTGAATGATTAGCAAAtggtgaaaaagagagaggAACTTCAAATTGGTTTTCTATATATCTAAAATATTCAAGTGATGTAAGGCTAGTAATGGTAAAATCAAATTGTCCACTGAAATGATTATGTGAAAGTTCCAACTTCCGAAGAGATGTCATGTTTAAGAAAGATGAAGGAAGGGATCCAATAAATAGGTTGTTGCTTAGATCTAACTCTTTGAGATTCTTCAGCTTAAACCAATctgaaatatgaaattttgaaaataaatcatattatggAGGACATGATGCAAATAAATGTGATGATTAACtataaaaggaaatataaaaactataatgaTAAGTCGAATTACCAGCAGGAGGAAGGGGCCATTTATTAGGCAACCAGAAGCAGACAAAACTTTCAAAGAAGTCAATTCCCcaatagttttgaaaaactcatTGTCAAGGTAAAAACTATAGTCGAGTGTCAAGTGTTCAAGGCTACTTAAATCACGAAAATCTGCACAATAGAAAGCGAAGGTATATGAACCTTAACATATCAAGCAAACTAACATAGAGTAAACTAAAAAGGTGTTTCTACCTCCTGAAGTAATTCTTCCTACTATCTCGTTACTATTCATAGAAAGCACCCTAATAGATGAGAAAGCTTGCAGTGATTCCCTCAGTTTACTTCCATTTATCATATTGCTATCTAAAATAAGGACGTCCAGTTTGTTTAGACTTTTTGAGCCTGAAAGTAAAACAATGgccaataatatttaatttgccAACACATGATAAACCAAATACAACAACTATGCAAAGTAAAACAATGACCAATTTCTTTGAATACCTTGATTGACAACAAAACTGTTAATTTCGTTACCACTTAGATCAAGAATCTCCAAACTAGTTAAAGCCAATAATCCTGTTAGAAATAAATAGAGAATGAATTGTTATAGtcattcatataataataatactactCTTTCTTCGCTCATACAACAGAggtaatacattaaaaaaattctctGCTTCAGAGTCTAAGTCCAACCAccataaatgaaattaattatactaACCACTTATATCGACCAATCCGTTTAATCGGTTTGATCTTAAATCAAGGGATTTGAGACGTTGAAGCCCAGTTAGAGATGAAAGAAATTCATTGGAGAAACTGTTTGAAGTCAGCCTTAGGACTTGTAAATTGGGTGGCCACGTAAATCCATCCTTCTCTGATAGAAACAAAATTGACTACATCTAATTATGAGTGTACACACTAAATAAGGAGCATGCCTATTTGCATTGATTCGAATCTACTTCCGTAAAGTAAAGAATAAGAACAACTAACCTAAACGCCTCAAAATTGTCTCATTCAACTCGTTCCCCTCTATGTCAAGAATCTCCAGAGACGTTATCTTTGATATATCTAGTAATATACATACTCATTACACTCACATATATTTTCAGCCAAAAAGCATGATGAAGATTTGAAATGTAGGGAGTGTAACATATTAAGAATTGATCTTGGAGTCAATTGAGTGTATCCTAAATTTAAAGACTTTAGAGATGAAAGTTCATTGAGAGCAGATGTAATATCACTGTCATTGAAGTTGTTGTAAGACAAGTCAAGGACCTCAAGATTCTTCAACATAGAGCATAAACCTGCAAGGTAAAGTCTCTtacattacatatattttatccTGAAGCTATTATCAGTATCCATAGCTTTACAAATGAAATGGGAAAATTATTCCACCTTGGATATGATTATCTGAGTCAAATTCATTGCCAGACAAATAGAGTTCTTTCAGAGACGTGAATCCCCCGAGAAATGGCAAAATGTCATTAGTCAAATAGTTCCAACTTATGTCAAGAACTTCTAATCTAAGCAACTTTGATGACAGAGTTTCAAAATCTAAAGGCATAGACATGTGTTAGTACTCAAAGGTAGTAGAAGAAGCCAaccaattttgaaattaaaattaaaaatatgcttATCACACATCATCATCCTTATAATATATATCCTTACCGTTGAATACATTGAACCTGTTGTGTGATAAATACCTGTTGGATGATAAATATAAAGACTTGAGAGATGGAAGGAAATTCAAACAAACTAGAATAACCGTGAAACTATCCTTCTCTCTCTTCGCACTCAAGTCAAGGACTTCCAAATTTTCCAGCCCTGCaaagtattaaaattaattggaaATAGTATTCATGTTTATGAAATAGGAAGAAGATTAGGacaaatctcccttgtgttgaatatacacatagggtcctttatttataatagaagaaatatgggctaagcccaaaatacaaataagaaatataaacaaactaaataagaaatataaactaactaactaaagataagagataaatataaactaaatataatatttctaacactccccctcaagctggagcatatagattgtatggaccaagcttgaataaataaactcaatttgaaatatatgatctgtcttcaagagtgtgtggcaaacagatgcgcaatcacatgtcgacgaacaactaacagcaccataaaacttcaaatagcaccatgaaacttcaagtgggatgactttgacaaaggagaacaatgacaaactctagggactggattgccatcaagtCAGGAtgggcttgcatcaaaactatagggattgccatcactgactgacggggcctgtagtggctaaaagcgacaagaCTACAGGGAATACCATCACTCACTagtggggcctgtagtggctaaaagcaacaaaactacatggaatgccatcactgactgatgggggcctgtagtggctaaaagcgataaaactgcaaggactgccatcattgactagtggagtcttgaaagcctaaaacctggttcatactccccctcacgacgaacagcggaaatgacggcgcgccgatgacaaaccgtgaaagtggaagatcataatgagctcttattcatcaaagcacccaaaaacaaatctgacagattttacaaagggttggtgaaattgtttcaacccataattttagcGTTGAAATTTTTTGGTGTTAACCACTAActgtccttgaagacctttcagAAAAGATAAGATAGCGGAAgcagtagaggtaggactaggtgtcGGTGCATCGGTagcacaagtggcggagacgatGACCGAAGACGGTGGCCGAAGATGGTGGCCGAAGACGACGGCttgagacggtggccggagacgacgGTCGGAGACGATGCCGGCAGCGGTGGCCGGTGACTGTGCTGGCGGCGGTGGCCGGAGACTATGTCGGCAGCGGCAGTCGGCCGGTGACAGTGACCAGAGACGGGTAACTGGTCTTATTCATAGTGTCTTattcactctagttttttacgatgacaacacattattaataacacatattttgttatgtgttacatgttctgttgcttattgattgatatcttattgaacatgttttgtgttgatcttaatatatgaatgcatattcactgcTCTGATATATGTTACATTTGTTTATTGCAttgcatatgttttggaaaaggaaaaccacatgcactttgataaCTTATATTGTGTTGCAAATCTATAAGTCctaagtcgactttattattaattgattcGATTAAGACTAAAGattttgcacaaattttcaaatacagtgctatgtgagattttacattgaaagaatttcaatatgtgcAGATGTTAAGCTAAATTAAAGGTATATTAacggaatgtccttgattggtttgatttttcaaatttagggactaaattgatcatttttaaaaaacggggacctaatttaaaaaaaccaGTAAAAATAGGGACCACTGAATGTATTTAACCTAAATTAAACTGTATAACTTTTTACATATAAACCTTGCTCTGTTTTTAgtgttgaatttttattattttatcgtTAACTCCCTTTCTTCTAGGTTGAGAAGAAGGTGCCTAGATTAAATTTGTTCACATTTTGATGCAGATGACAAAAGTTGTAAATGTAATTTCCAACTGACATTAACTATGTTTGATTTTAGGTTTGGTGAAATATTCGAGACCAACATCCTGAGTTGTCATTGTGTGATGCTGATCAAGCCAGAGGGCACTTCCAAATGCAAAGTTGCTTCAAAATTAGATTCCAATAAACAACTGTTGAGATGCAACGACAACAACTTCATTGTTAGACTCATGCGGTCTTGTTAGCGAGAATATTGAGTGTTGGCTCTTTTTTAAGATTGAGATGGATTTGTTCATCGTTTTAGAGCATCCTGGTTATTGTGTTGGCCACCGTTACTATTGCAAGTCTCGTGAAGGGATTCCACATCGTGTTACCAAGAGGATGCTATGAAGTGGTTCCAACTAAAATATGAAGGTGTTATCCTCAACAAGTTAAAGGCAATTGTTTAATTAAGTTAGCTAGTTTTATTGAGGAATTCAGAACTTTTCAGACTTATAAGTTGTTTTTGTATAAATATGTATTACACTTTAATTGTGTTTGCAATTTGAATTCACTTTTTTAAATACacatttttgtgtattttttatcattgcatatatatatatatatatatatatatatatatatatatatatatatatatatatatatatatatatataataataataataataataataatttgagttataaaaaaattataataaattatttatttaaatagatttaaatatgtaaatttcacaatattatattaataattatttttaaaaaaaataaatacgaaatataatgtaattatatacggatttttccttACGTAATTACATATGGAtaaattcgtatataaattttattcgaATAAATCCATTTTAACTTATctaagataattttatatacggattttgttTGTATGTAACCAAGTATTTTATATGGATTTTGAATCTTATATGCGGGTTTTGGCTGtatgtaattcaattatttCTTATAGTGACTTTCTAAAGTCATCCGAAAAGTTAAAAATagcaattttgaaatttaaacatatttctgACTTAGATTCATAGTAAAACTGAAACATAAAGCCTTTAGAACATTGATTATCAAAAAAATCAAGACCATAAATgttgtttaaaaaattcaattaataaaataatgaactCAATGGTCAGGTTGAAATGACCTATGACAGCGGTTCTGTACAGAATTAGAGTCATAAGCTATGTTTAGAGAGGTAttagataaaatttttaatgttgGGTAAGGAATGTCAGATTTACGAGACCATATTGCAACGTTTCTGTAAAAAACTAAAGCCATAGATCCTGTTCAGATAAGTGTTAGATAAAAATCCCAATTCAAGGGATGGATGTCAAGTTTACAAGAACCCATGGTAGCAATTATGCAAAGAACTAAAACCATAGATTCTGTTGAGAGTTTAAAATGTCCTTTTTAtcgaaattttatattatataacacttatttatgattattttttaactaaagtCAAAAGGTGCTTATGGCTTTGTTTCTTCAGTGAACCAAAGCTTATATATTCatgaaatttgtaaaaatgcaaCAATGTCTTTTTATGTTTCAGTCTCTTGAAAACCTAACAGTAGGCTAATTAGAAGCCTAATTATGTACTAGTAAATGACATAACTAATCTATTACATCTTTCCTTTCTATGTAGAATCACATCATCAAGGTTAGTCCTTTCGGCGAAGGTATTTGAAGATCTCGCACCAGAAAGAAGTAGAATCACGTCATCAAGGTTAGTCCTTTTGGTCCCAGAAattcctaccgaaacattttggcgcccaccgtggggccgaaagAGAAGACTCCCTATGGTGACCACCAGAAGCATGGACGGTATCGATCATACAGAACTCATAAGACAGCTCCAAGCTCAACTGGAGCAACAAACCCAGATGATTCGCCAACAACAGGAGGCACACCAGAAACTTGCTGAAGAGATGGCCCGACTCAAAGAAAGACGACCGAAGATGACGGAAGACAACAGCCGTACTGGCGGCCACAATGAGGGCCACAGGGACGGTCAAAACGACGACCATAACAGCGGCCGGAACGACGGTTGCCATGATGACAACGGTCGCCCTCCGGATCACCTGAATTACTACCTTTCACTAAAGTCGTTATGCAGGCTACAATGCCCGATCGGCCTCCccctcaaattgaaaaattcgATGGAACAACGGACCCCGAACACCACCTCCGGAATTTCGTCGACTCCATGGCCTTCTATTCCAAAAGCGATCCGGTCAAGTGCAGGGCTTTCTCCCTGTCTCTAAAAGACGAAACCCTAGAATGGTATTACACTCTTCCTCCGAATTCTATTGACAGTTTTCATACTGTCACCACTCTATTCAAAAGATAGTTTTCGGCCAACCGGAGGGAGAAAATGTCCGTTGCTGAACTCGTCAATCTCAAACAAGGGAGAGACGAACCGTTGAGGACATTCATGCGTAGATATTTTGAAGCGGCAAGAATAGTAAAAGATGTCACCCATGAGTTCATCATGAACAACCTGCCCAACTGTCTCAAACCGGGGTTTGTCTCGGAGAGTCTATACGCTGAATTACCGAAGACTATGGAGGAATTGCAAGAAAAAATGATCAAGTTCATCAAAATGGAATATCAACGGCACTACCACAAGAAAGTTGAGGCCCCCATAACTGAAGCTAAACGCGAAGACCAGCGATCGCATGACAAAGGTCGTAATCAAAGGCTCCCGCGAAGAGGGCCTCCAATTCCGCTCGGTCCCCGCTACGACGACTATGCACATCTCACTGTTCCGAGGGAGAAAGTGTTCGAAAAAGCCCTCCAAACTAACCTGATCACCGTTCGCAGACGACGCTCGCCCAGGGATGCGAACGGATCTAAAACTTGTCGGTTTCATGACAACCGAGGACATTCCACAGAAGGATGTCAGAGCCTCAAAGACGAAATCGAAAGATTAATCCGTGTCGGATATCTACGGGAATTTGTTAAAGCAGAGACGAGTCAACGAGGGCGCTCGCCCAAAAAGATAAGGAGAAGCCCTTAACCTTCACGCCGAAAGACCGAACGCTCCCGAGAGCGCTCGAGAAGCAGATCTAGAAAGTGAGATACAACCCCGAGGGGCCGCATTGACACCATCTCAGGAGGTTTTGTTGGGGGTGGAGCCTCATCCTCGGCCCGCAAAAGACACTTGCGGAACTTGCGAAGCGTCCACACGATAACTCAAAATCCCTTATCAATGTCGGACATCACCTTTACTGACAGGGATTTTCACGCCCCAGACCCAGAACAGGATGATCCTATGGTCATTACAGCCCGAATAACACAATATGACGTGAGCAAAGTCCTGATAGACCAGGGAAGTTCGGTCAACATCTTATACTGGACAACATTCCAAAAGATGGAGTTGACTGAGGATGCGATAACACCCTTTCACGAACAGATCGTTGGATTCGCAGGTGAACGTGTTGACACCCGGGGATACCTTGACCTGAGGACCTGATTGGGCACCGGTGACAAGGCTAGAGAAATCCGTGTGCACTTCCTGCTGGTAGAAGCGAACACTTCATATAACGCTCTTTTAGGGCGTCCCTGCCTAAACGCTTTCGGGGCTATCGTGTCGACTCCTCATTTGGCGATGAAGTTCTCGTCTGAAAGTGGCATAATATGCACCGTTCGAGCATATCAGAAAATCGCCCGGCAATGTTACACTACTTCCTTAAAAGCCACAACTTATAAAAAAGAGAAACGACCTGAGGCTATCTTGGTCGACCTAGACCCTAGGACCAACACAGACGATCGAATTCAACCCCAGGGAGAGATTAAACCGTTCGTCCTAGGGAAGAATGCTGAACAAACCACCAACATAGGGGCCGATCTCACTCTGGTTGAAGAAAGCAACTTAACCACATTACTGAAAACCAATAATCAACTCTTTGCGTGGAACGCATCAGATATGCCAGGGATCCATCCCAGCGTTATCACGCACAAGTTATCAATATTTCGAGAGGCTCGACGAATAGCGCAGAAGAAGAGAAGGCTCGACACCGAAAAAAGGGTGGCCGTACAGAAGGAAGTTGACAAACTGGTCAAGGCTGGATTCATCCGGGAGATAACGTACACCACTTGGTTGGTGAATGTAGTCATGGTGAAAAAAGCGAACGGTCAGTGGCGAATGTGTGTAGATTTCACTGATCTCAACAAAGCTTGT encodes the following:
- the LOC106755351 gene encoding uncharacterized protein LOC106755351; translated protein: MSVAELVNLKQGRDEPLRTFMRRYFEAARIVKDVTHEFIMNNLPNCLKPGFVSESLYAELPKTMEELQEKMIKFIKMEYQRHYHKKVEAPITEAKREDQRSHDKGRNQRLPRRGPPIPLGPRYDDYAHLTVPREKVFEKALQTNLITVRRRRSPRDANGSKTCRFHDNRGHSTEGCQSLKDEIERLIRVGYLREFVKAETSQRGRSPKKIRRSP